In one Babylonia areolata isolate BAREFJ2019XMU chromosome 14, ASM4173473v1, whole genome shotgun sequence genomic region, the following are encoded:
- the LOC143289622 gene encoding uncharacterized protein LOC143289622, translated as MVASNAWATAAKSESVAKIQNASLRLITGGMKTTPIKAIAGTAGFMSLKERRDERLLRQSEKMKRLPSHPLSSQFQAPTKNWLKRRSTNHLVTALHQTYGQSLLDRNQPVEPLQDFKSKGQFLDAELKLLTLEALDRDYPSTTWTSVYTDGSAENADGNGGDGAYIRFPDGISARHSIATGLTSTKFRAKTALLAAAELLNQRDGFPDHTVFLTDCRAVLQSLQTRVGEKT; from the exons ATGGTTGCCTCCAACGCCTGGGCAACAGCAGCAAAGTCAGAATCTGTGGCCAAAATCCAGAACGCCAGTCTGCGCCTCATTACAGGTGGCATGAAGACCACACCCATCAAAGCTATTGCAGGGACTGCTGGATTCATGTCtctgaaagagaggagagatgagagaCTGCTTCGCCAGAGTGAGAAGATGAAACGGCTTCCATCACACCCTCTGTCTTCACAATTCCAGGCCCCAACCAAGAATTGGCTGAAGCGCAGAAGCACAAACCACCTTGTCACGGCCCTCCACCAGACCTATGGCCAGAGCTTGCTGGACAGGAACCAACCTGTTGAACCCCTGCAAGACTTTAAG AGCAAAGGCCAGTTCCTGGATGCTGAGCTGAAGCTGCTGACCCTGGAAGCACTGGATAGGGACTACCCGAGCACCACCTGGACCAGTGTATACACAGACGGCTCTGCTGAGAATGCTGATGGGAACGGCGGAGATGGTGCCTACATCCGATTCCCAGATGGCATCTCGGCGAGACATTCCATTGCTACTGGCCTCACCTCAACGAAGTTTAGAGCCAAAACTGCGCTACTAGCTGCAGCCGAACTCCTCAACCAGAGAGACGGTTTTCCagaccacactgtcttcctcactgACTGCCGAGCTGTCCTACAGAGCCTCCAGACCAGAGTGGGGGAGAAAACCTAG